A window from Vulpes vulpes isolate BD-2025 chromosome 9, VulVul3, whole genome shotgun sequence encodes these proteins:
- the LOC112918662 gene encoding NEDD4-binding protein 2-like 2 isoform X8, translating into MPYGEIEAKSLGHGEELTGEPCYKKLKSTEEAYVFSHHGSANFHRIQEKIGSDWVPVTTVDVRGHSFAQEDKTKATDSLKPVHEEMCSNSRSDVIESIDPGPALISTDDEIYSTSKAFIGPIYKPPEKKKCNGRGNHSVTSSGIDGKGRREQKQKFNSKVSELDNELFQFYKEIEELENEKDDLEGSYNEPEPSEEKLVTYCQDHNNDLLKSEEGKERDNSNVLQSHCSYQQHVGNEPGKYPYNGQVIPSFCDDSFTSFRPEWQSVHSFIVPHGPPPPSFNYHLNIQRFSAPPNPRSNIFHVQDGSQHQNGYYVNSCHINWNCLTFDPNNDYIDCSENTGRDHSSTNDYSEQDEYVSNGFCETREGCWENPMDKHNGTGRLMNQHFQEEKLNKLQKLLILLRGLPGSGKTTLSRILLGQSRDGIVFSTDDYFHHQDGYSKTSYQSGEISSYNRQH; encoded by the coding sequence ATGCCTTATGGTGAAATTGAAGCGAAATCCTTGGGTCATGGTGAAGAACTAACAGGTGAACCATGCTATAAAAAATTGAAGTCAACTGAAGAGGCTTATGTTTTTTCCCATCATGGTAGTGCTAATTTTCACAGAATCCAAGAAAAAATTGGGAGTGATTGGGTCCCTGTGACCACTGTTGATGTCAGAGGACATAGTTTTGCTCAGGAGGACAAAACCAAAGCTACAGACTCACTGAAACCTGTGCATGAAGAGATGTGTAGTAATAGTAGATCAGATGTTATTGAATCCATTGATCCAGGTCCTGCATTGATATCCACAGATGATGAGATATATAGCACAAGTAAAGCATTTATAGGACCCATTTACAAACCTCCTGAGAAGAAGAAATGTAACGGAAGGGGAAATCACTCAGTCACAAGCAGTGGTATAGATGGCAAAGGGAGACgagaacagaaacagaaattcaACTCCAAAGTATCAGAACTTGACAATGAATTATTCCAGTTTTACAAAGAAATTGAAGagcttgaaaatgaaaaagatgactTGGAAGGCAGTTATAATGAACCTGAACCCTCTGAGGAAAAACTTGTTACATATTGTCAGGATCATAATAATGACCTGTTAAAatctgaagaaggaaaggaaagagataaTAGTAATGTTCTTCAGTCACATTGCAGTTACCAACAGCACGTGGGGAATGAGCCAGGCAAATATCCTTATAATGGACAAGTAATACCTTCATTTTGTGATGATTCATTTACTTCCTTCAGGCCTGAATGGCAATCAGTGCATTCTTTTATAGTACCCCACGGTCCTCCTCCTCCCAGTTTTAACtatcatttaaatattcaaagattCAGTGCTCCACCAAATCCACGATCAAATATTTTCCATGTCCAAGATGGCTCTCAGCATCAAAATGGGTATTATGTAAATAGTTGTCACATTAATTGGAATTGTTTGACTTTTGATCCAAACAATGACTATATTGACTGTAGTGAGAATACCGGTAGAGATCATTCCTCTACAAATGACTACAGTGAGCAAGATGAATATGTGAGTAATGGTTTCTGTGAAACCAGGGAAGGATGCTGGGAAAATCCTATGGACAAGCATAATGGAACAGGCAGGCTTATGAACCAGCATTTTCAAgaggaaaagttaaataaattgcAGAAGTTACTTATTCTTTTAAGAGGTTTGCCTGGTTCTGGGAAAACAACGTTGTCTCG